The sequence ACCGGCAGCAGCGGTAGCGGCTCCGCCGGCGGCGCAGTTTCCACCACCGGCGGCGGCAGCGGTTCGATGGGTTCGGGCGGTTCCGGCAACGGCAACACCACCACCAGCGACGGTTCGGGAAGCGGCTCCGGCACGGGCACAGGAACGGGAACCGGCACGACCCCGGTCGCCAATGCACTCGGCACCGTAGTCGGCAACGGCGGCGGCGTGATCAGCGATGCCGGCTCGACGGTCTCGAGCATCGGCACGGTGATCGGCTCGCAAACGCTGCCTGGCGTCAGCTCGCAAACCACTCAGGCTGCCGGCGGCGTCGTGCAGCAAGTCGGATCGGCGGTCTCGACGCTCGGCAACGGTGTATCGCAAGGACTCGGCCAACTCGGCACCGGCGGCAACGCGGTCGGCACGACAGTCTCGAGCCTCGGCGGCGTGGTCAGTCATGTCGGTGGCGCGGTGACGGATGCAGGCAGCCTCGTGACGAGCCTCGGCAGCGGCCCGCTCGCGCCGTTGGCCGCCATCACCACGCCGCTCGGCGGCGTCGTCAATACGCTCGGCGGTGCCGTCACCAACGGTGGCAACACCCTCACCACCGCGCTCTCGACCGGGCCGGTGCAGCAAGTCACGCAAACGCTCAGCACCGCGATCACGCCGATTACGTCGATGGTCGCGGCGACCACGCAGACGGTCGGCAACACCACGGGCCTCGGCGCACCGCTGAACGGCCTGCTCTCGACCCTCGGCGGCGGCCTGGGCAAGGCCGGCACGCTGATCAGCGCCACCGGCGGCAATCCGATCACGGCCGCGCTTGGCCATACGGTCACCGATACGGGCGCCACGGTCGCATCGGTGGGCGGTCTGCTCACAGGCGGGACTGGCGGCAATCCGCTGGCGCCGCTCACCAGCGCACTCGGCGGTCTGACGGGCGGCACCGGCAGTGGCCCGCTCGCTCCGCTGACCAGCGTACTCGGCGGCCTGGGCGGCGCATCGAGCAGCGGCGGCCCGTTGGCGCCTGTTACCGGCCTGCTCTCGACCGTAACGAACGGCCTGAGCAGCGCGACCGGCGGCAGCAGCAGCCCGCTCGCTCCGCTTACCGGCGTGCTCAGCAGCGTAACGGGCGGCCTCGGCGGCGCATCGAGCAGCGGCGGCCCGTTGGCGCCTGTTACCGGCCTGCTCTCG comes from Burkholderia sp. GAS332 and encodes:
- a CDS encoding collagen, middle region, yielding MNIQTANTTLRTTLIAASVAAMLSLGACGGSGTLSTGTGSSGSGSAGGAVSTTGGGSGSMGSGGSGNGNTTTSDGSGSGSGTGTGTGTGTTPVANALGTVVGNGGGVISDAGSTVSSIGTVIGSQTLPGVSSQTTQAAGGVVQQVGSAVSTLGNGVSQGLGQLGTGGNAVGTTVSSLGGVVSHVGGAVTDAGSLVTSLGSGPLAPLAAITTPLGGVVNTLGGAVTNGGNTLTTALSTGPVQQVTQTLSTAITPITSMVAATTQTVGNTTGLGAPLNGLLSTLGGGLGKAGTLISATGGNPITAALGHTVTDTGATVASVGGLLTGGTGGNPLAPLTSALGGLTGGTGSGPLAPLTSVLGGLGGASSSGGPLAPVTGLLSTVTNGLSSATGGSSSPLAPLTGVLSSVTGGLGGASSSGGPLAPVTGLLSSVTSGLGGATGGTSSGPLAPLTGALGGASSSSSPLAPVTGLLSTVTSGLNSASGGSSSPLAPVTGLLSSVTGALGGVTTTAAATPATTTATSTSSSPGLSLSSTSSKGTGSSPLAPVTSLLGGLLGGISKK